One part of the Vicia villosa cultivar HV-30 ecotype Madison, WI linkage group LG6, Vvil1.0, whole genome shotgun sequence genome encodes these proteins:
- the LOC131611105 gene encoding vesicle transport protein GOT1 has translation MAYDIDEIKKIGIGLIGFGIFFTFLGIVLFFDRGLLALGNIFWLAGVAILLGWRSMWSLFTNRENYKGSASFVLGLFLIFVRWPILGIIIEIYGCVFLFSGFWSSVKVFLYHIPVVGWIIRFIAPP, from the exons ATGGCCTATGATATTGATGAGATCAAGA AGATTGGCATAGGGCTAATTGGTTTCGGCATCTTCTTCACGTTTCTTGGCATAGTTCTCTTCTTTGACCGTGGTTTGCTTGCTCTAGGAAAT ATATTTTGGTTGGCAGGAGTAGCAATTTTACTTGGTTGGCGCTCCATGTGGTCACTCTTCACTAACAGAGAAAACTATAAG GGTTCTGCATCATTTGTTCTaggcctctttctcatttttGTGAGGTGGCCAATacttggtataataattgaaatatACGGTTGTGTTTTTCTCTTCAG TGGTTTTTGGTCGTCTGTCAAAGTGTTTCTCTACCATATCCCAGTTGTTGGATGGATTATACGGTTTATTGCAC CTCCTTGA